In a single window of the Clostridiales bacterium genome:
- a CDS encoding DUF58 domain-containing protein — MKVSYINDDFFSRLETLALNLRTDLSGFFGGKHLVRTYGQTVEFADYREYMLGDDIRRIDWNLYSRFEKFFLKLFTDERQMHVQIFLDCSASMGKSDPQKAAYSIATAAALGFLSVHNMDKLSFKLIKGNKAEDPFGTIIGKTPFFRAVSELEKITFSGETDIAAAVTGCPNTGTSDGLTVIISDFFTENDWKKAVDYICYKRRQVLLVQIMSPEEYDPLYNGRVHLIDAESEDLLDGRNMKIKITRAMQLAYKEAMSDLISDIRSFAAARGAEFISVQTDKPIEKMLFGELLKVGVIS, encoded by the coding sequence ATGAAAGTTTCTTACATTAACGATGATTTTTTCAGTCGGTTGGAAACTTTGGCGCTTAACCTGAGGACCGATTTGTCGGGATTTTTCGGCGGCAAGCATCTGGTTCGTACTTACGGACAGACTGTTGAGTTTGCCGATTACCGCGAGTATATGCTCGGCGACGACATTCGGCGTATCGACTGGAATTTATACAGTCGGTTTGAAAAATTCTTCTTAAAGCTGTTCACTGACGAGCGGCAAATGCACGTTCAAATTTTTTTGGACTGCTCCGCTTCCATGGGAAAATCCGACCCTCAAAAAGCCGCGTACTCGATAGCTACTGCGGCTGCTTTGGGGTTCTTGTCGGTTCATAACATGGATAAGCTTTCCTTTAAGCTCATAAAGGGCAATAAAGCCGAGGACCCGTTTGGCACGATTATAGGCAAAACACCCTTTTTCAGAGCCGTAAGCGAGCTTGAAAAAATAACCTTTTCGGGCGAAACCGATATCGCCGCGGCGGTAACGGGTTGCCCTAATACGGGGACGAGCGACGGTCTTACCGTAATCATATCCGACTTCTTTACCGAAAACGATTGGAAAAAAGCGGTTGATTACATTTGCTACAAACGCCGTCAGGTATTACTCGTTCAAATAATGTCGCCTGAGGAATACGACCCGCTGTACAACGGCAGGGTGCATCTCATAGACGCCGAGAGCGAAGATTTATTAGACGGGCGCAATATGAAAATAAAGATTACGCGCGCAATGCAGCTTGCATACAAGGAAGCTATGTCCGATCTTATTTCGGATATTCGCTCGTTTGCTGCGGCGCGCGGCGCCGAGTTTATTTCGGTACAAACGGATAAGCCTATCGAAAAGATGCTGTTCGGAGAACTGTTAAAGGTGGGGGTAATATCATGA
- a CDS encoding MoxR family ATPase, translating into MAEEKDIKQFSEQCKNIFAQVERDVIGQKNVVEGTIIAMIAGGNVLLEGVPGVGKTRLVRSLGRVFNLPFSRIQFTPDLMPADVTGTNIIVKDEKTGSSSFQFQPGPIFSNIILADEINRATPKTQSALLEAMQEHTVTVMGVSRKLNEPFFVLATQNPIEQDGTYPLPEAQMDRFMFKLIVHNPSLDELMDIVDMTQKTMAEVAEAACSGDELLKMRKTANQIPVAKEVLRYAMTLCSATHPDSEYASEAAKQYVRLGASPRAGQALVSAAKVKALMNGRFNVAYSDINELAYPVLRHRMKMNFEAIAARVSADKVIEMMIAELCKKNGISPNAKVEGEPLVQGAAFVEQTASSEIESAVGEVKEAPVEESATENKTEEGKKSKRKGFGRK; encoded by the coding sequence ATGGCAGAAGAGAAGGACATCAAGCAGTTCAGCGAACAGTGCAAAAACATTTTCGCGCAGGTCGAGCGTGACGTTATAGGGCAAAAGAACGTCGTCGAAGGCACGATCATCGCCATGATTGCGGGCGGTAACGTCTTGCTCGAAGGTGTTCCCGGCGTAGGTAAAACGCGTTTGGTGCGTTCGCTCGGACGCGTATTCAATCTCCCGTTCTCGCGTATTCAGTTCACTCCCGACCTGATGCCTGCCGACGTTACGGGTACAAACATTATCGTCAAAGACGAAAAGACGGGAAGCTCGTCCTTCCAGTTCCAACCCGGACCTATTTTCAGTAATATCATACTTGCGGACGAGATCAACCGCGCCACGCCCAAAACGCAGTCGGCGCTTCTCGAAGCCATGCAGGAGCATACTGTTACCGTTATGGGTGTTTCGCGCAAGCTTAACGAGCCTTTCTTCGTTCTCGCTACGCAGAACCCGATCGAGCAGGACGGTACTTATCCACTTCCCGAAGCGCAGATGGACCGTTTCATGTTCAAGCTTATTGTCCACAACCCGTCGCTTGACGAGCTTATGGATATAGTCGATATGACCCAAAAGACCATGGCTGAGGTCGCTGAAGCGGCGTGTAGCGGCGACGAGCTTTTGAAAATGCGCAAGACCGCTAATCAGATCCCCGTTGCAAAAGAGGTTCTGCGTTATGCAATGACCCTTTGCTCGGCAACTCACCCCGACAGCGAATACGCGTCGGAAGCGGCTAAGCAGTACGTGCGTCTGGGTGCTTCGCCGCGCGCGGGACAAGCGCTTGTATCGGCCGCAAAGGTCAAGGCGCTCATGAACGGACGGTTCAACGTTGCGTACAGCGACATCAACGAGCTTGCGTATCCCGTCCTTCGTCACCGCATGAAGATGAACTTCGAAGCGATTGCGGCGCGCGTATCCGCCGATAAGGTAATCGAAATGATGATTGCCGAGCTGTGCAAAAAGAACGGCATTTCGCCTAATGCAAAAGTAGAGGGTGAGCCCTTGGTTCAAGGTGCGGCGTTTGTCGAACAGACTGCGTCGTCCGAAATCGAGTCTGCGGTAGGCGAAGTCAAGGAAGCGCCCGTCGAGGAAAGTGCAACCGAAAATAAGACGGAGGAAGGCAAGAAGTCCAAGCGCAAAGGCTTCGGCCGTAAATAA